A region of Maridesulfovibrio sp. DNA encodes the following proteins:
- a CDS encoding LysE family transporter — MNADIFGYLAAGAALGLGAGMTPGPLLTLVLSQTMAHGSREGVKVAFAPLLTDLPILCVSLLAMSWINTHPLFMGVISFAGALVVTLFGIDCFKARAILLPGVEVKPGSLKKGILTNYMNPHVYIFWATVGAPTVIGASEYGIAGPILFLGGFYGCIIGAKIAIACLVGRFKSLLSSRAYLIVMRFLGLALFVFAAFLIRDGYNFFIS, encoded by the coding sequence ATGAATGCAGATATATTCGGGTATTTAGCTGCCGGGGCAGCTCTCGGTCTTGGCGCGGGAATGACTCCCGGACCATTGCTGACTCTTGTTCTCAGCCAGACCATGGCTCATGGGAGCAGGGAAGGGGTAAAAGTTGCTTTTGCTCCTTTGTTGACTGACCTGCCTATCCTTTGTGTTTCCCTGCTGGCGATGTCGTGGATAAACACTCATCCTCTGTTTATGGGGGTGATTTCATTTGCCGGAGCGCTTGTTGTCACTCTTTTCGGTATAGATTGTTTTAAGGCAAGAGCGATACTCCTGCCGGGAGTCGAGGTTAAGCCCGGATCATTGAAGAAAGGTATCTTGACCAATTATATGAACCCACATGTGTACATCTTTTGGGCAACTGTGGGTGCTCCGACGGTCATTGGGGCCAGTGAATACGGAATTGCAGGACCGATTTTGTTTCTGGGAGGTTTTTACGGATGCATAATCGGGGCGAAGATTGCAATTGCCTGTCTTGTTGGAAGGTTCAAATCTTTGCTTTCCAGCAGAGCTTACCTGATAGTCATGCGCTTTCTTGGATTGGCTCTTTTTGTTTTTGCTGCATTCCTTATCCGGGACGGATATAATTTTTTTATTTCCTGA
- a CDS encoding flagellar biosynthesis anti-sigma factor FlgM: MSFDKTDTDSILLSCIFSPEKQDSSFNEENSADRHEKITKLRDQIRAGTYRPAIGEIAINLIRSQAKISGFS, translated from the coding sequence ATGTCTTTCGACAAGACTGATACAGACAGCATCTTGCTGTCCTGCATATTTTCGCCCGAAAAGCAGGATTCTTCATTCAATGAAGAAAATTCTGCAGATCGGCATGAAAAGATTACCAAACTCCGCGACCAGATCAGGGCCGGGACCTATCGCCCTGCCATCGGCGAAATCGCCATCAACCTGATCCGCTCCCAAGCCAAAATCAGCGGTTTCAGCTGA
- a CDS encoding ChbG/HpnK family deacetylase, which translates to MMLVVINVDDLGLHPAVRRAVDRLAEAGVVTSSTTLANGPDLSESLLLQDKYEGLGLGAHLNLLRGKPISNPDHIPSLVDDDGLLFGNYTSLLLRYVSGKIKLSEVEKEWSAQVEYLLDHKVRLTHFDSEKHIHAWPGLYNLAGRIACKYGIKWIRRPFEHTPLNRLDKAMLRTRFLQLCLGASFPDKKPRTADCVWGIGDQKENLDPHLFKKYVETYRPEIVEIVCHPGLPQEGDGPLPSEFGPMRVASQWKEESESLLHKEWLQIFKELGAIPVNYGQIDPRSGEIK; encoded by the coding sequence ATGATGCTAGTTGTAATCAATGTGGATGATCTCGGGCTGCATCCGGCTGTTCGTCGGGCTGTTGATCGGCTTGCCGAAGCCGGGGTTGTAACCTCGTCTACCACCCTTGCTAACGGGCCTGATTTATCTGAATCCTTGCTACTGCAGGATAAATATGAAGGCTTGGGGCTTGGAGCGCACCTGAATCTGCTGCGCGGCAAACCCATTTCCAACCCGGACCATATCCCCAGCCTTGTGGATGATGACGGACTGCTTTTCGGCAACTATACATCCTTGCTGTTGCGCTACGTGTCCGGAAAGATCAAGCTTTCCGAGGTAGAAAAAGAATGGTCCGCCCAAGTGGAGTACCTGCTCGACCACAAGGTCCGCCTGACCCATTTTGACAGTGAAAAACATATTCATGCGTGGCCCGGTTTATACAATCTGGCCGGAAGAATAGCCTGCAAATACGGTATCAAATGGATACGCCGTCCATTTGAACACACCCCCTTGAACCGTTTGGACAAGGCCATGCTGCGCACACGTTTTTTACAGCTTTGCCTAGGGGCAAGCTTTCCCGACAAAAAGCCGCGCACGGCTGATTGCGTCTGGGGTATTGGAGACCAGAAAGAAAATCTTGACCCGCATCTTTTTAAAAAATATGTCGAGACTTATCGACCTGAAATAGTAGAAATAGTATGCCACCCCGGTCTTCCTCAAGAGGGAGACGGTCCGCTGCCGTCCGAATTCGGTCCCATGCGGGTTGCATCTCAGTGGAAAGAAGAGTCGGAATCCTTACTGCACAAGGAATGGCTGCAAATATTCAAAGAACTGGGAGCAATCCCGGTAAACTACGGACAGATCGATCCCCGTAGCGGAGAAATTAAATAA
- a CDS encoding glycosyltransferase family 2 protein produces the protein MQKADECTRDIEVSIVTPMHNEEGCVREFHKRITAALQGMNTTYEILLVNDGSTDSTESIIRELAANDPNLKGVMLARNRGQCTAIYAGIQESKGCYVVIMDGDLQHKPEEVPSLIEEIRKGYDLVSGCRTNRGESMIKRKLPSKIANYLMRATSGCQVKDMGGLSVLKGKLARSMTLREGQHRLIPALVYGMGGSTSEVPISAPPRFAGESHYGLSRSIDVLFDIVMLWFQSSFKQRPIYLFGRISLVMFMIASLIMVWLLYQKVFFGVHMGTRPPFLGCILLYLSSLGFMSTGFILESLANTYDAVMGTKTYQIREIIEKK, from the coding sequence ATGCAAAAAGCCGATGAATGTACAAGAGATATAGAAGTCAGCATTGTTACGCCCATGCACAATGAGGAAGGCTGCGTTCGTGAATTTCATAAACGCATTACCGCAGCCTTGCAGGGAATGAACACCACCTATGAAATTCTGCTGGTCAATGACGGCTCCACCGACAGCACGGAATCCATCATCCGTGAGCTCGCAGCAAATGACCCCAACCTCAAGGGAGTAATGCTGGCCCGCAACCGTGGACAATGTACCGCAATCTACGCAGGAATTCAGGAAAGCAAAGGATGCTACGTTGTTATCATGGATGGAGACCTGCAACACAAGCCGGAAGAAGTTCCTTCTTTGATTGAAGAGATCCGCAAGGGCTACGACCTTGTTTCCGGCTGCCGCACCAACCGCGGTGAATCCATGATCAAACGCAAGCTGCCCAGCAAGATCGCCAACTATCTGATGCGTGCAACAAGCGGCTGTCAGGTAAAGGATATGGGTGGTCTTTCTGTACTTAAAGGCAAACTGGCCCGCTCCATGACCCTGCGTGAAGGCCAGCACAGATTGATCCCCGCTCTTGTTTACGGCATGGGCGGTTCAACTTCAGAGGTACCCATATCAGCGCCCCCGCGCTTTGCAGGGGAAAGCCACTACGGCCTGTCACGGTCCATCGATGTCCTGTTTGACATCGTAATGCTCTGGTTCCAGTCCTCATTCAAGCAACGTCCCATTTATCTGTTCGGGCGTATCAGTCTGGTCATGTTCATGATCGCCTCGTTGATCATGGTCTGGCTGCTCTATCAAAAAGTTTTCTTCGGGGTCCACATGGGAACCCGTCCGCCATTCCTGGGCTGCATCCTGCTCTACCTAAGCTCGCTGGGCTTCATGTCTACGGGTTTCATTCTTGAATCGCTGGCTAATACCTATGACGCGGTTATGGGAACCAAGACG